A window of Haliscomenobacter hydrossis DSM 1100 contains these coding sequences:
- a CDS encoding outer membrane protein, whose protein sequence is MARTPGVGCADRVLSHAASWFSFRAHLLHPIGESKLHYLLEGGGIANHIEIENKEGDIINDSGHGLGWQVGAGLGVSLSDRFRITPSIRYRTLSRDFDITKVKTEVDLNYLSVGLGFNWLF, encoded by the coding sequence GTGGCACGTACACCTGGAGTTGGTTGTGCTGATCGCGTATTGAGTCATGCTGCATCATGGTTCTCTTTTCGGGCGCATCTTCTCCATCCTATTGGCGAATCCAAACTGCATTATCTGCTTGAAGGAGGCGGGATCGCCAACCATATTGAAATTGAAAATAAGGAGGGCGATATTATAAATGATTCCGGCCACGGATTGGGCTGGCAGGTTGGAGCTGGCCTGGGCGTCTCCCTCAGCGATCGTTTTCGGATAACGCCCTCTATCCGCTACCGCACCTTATCGAGAGATTTTGACATAACCAAGGTAAAAACGGAGGTCGACCTGAATTATCTCTCCGTCGGTCTAGGTTTCAACTGGTTGTTTTAA
- a CDS encoding radical SAM/SPASM domain-containing protein: MFKRIYLEISNICNVQCSFCPVVEKDKKLMDPGEFEAILKQAAPLAEIICLHLMGEPLAHPKFLQILEICEQYNTQIELTTNGILIKKYKEQLINSNCIRQVNFSLQAFKDNFPNRDIEPYLLPIFEFVQSAHELRPELYTNFRLWNQESNAADNEDIYTKIEAFFNIEINRNLELGLIKSKRIWNRLYLHFDSRFEWPSFLLPHQGTQGRCHGAVNHIGIHADGSVVPCCLDKNAVINLGNVKEQTLQDILNSDRFTKMRNGFLNGVLVEDFCQHCTFINRFSKTAKKAVHRSEAGQSSDMEGNSETKTAHQFGESQPIWRGNHEY; encoded by the coding sequence ATGTTCAAAAGAATCTACCTCGAAATCTCCAATATCTGCAATGTGCAGTGCTCTTTTTGTCCGGTGGTCGAAAAGGACAAAAAATTGATGGACCCGGGTGAGTTTGAGGCGATCTTGAAACAAGCGGCACCATTGGCGGAAATCATCTGTTTACACCTGATGGGGGAACCACTGGCACATCCCAAATTTTTACAAATATTGGAGATTTGTGAACAATACAACACCCAAATCGAGCTGACCACCAATGGGATTTTGATCAAAAAATACAAAGAGCAGCTCATCAACTCCAACTGTATTCGGCAAGTCAACTTCTCGTTGCAGGCTTTCAAAGACAATTTCCCGAATCGAGACATTGAACCTTATCTGTTGCCCATCTTTGAATTTGTACAATCGGCTCATGAACTGAGACCTGAACTGTACACCAACTTTAGGTTATGGAATCAAGAAAGTAACGCTGCGGACAATGAGGACATCTACACAAAAATCGAAGCATTCTTCAACATAGAGATTAACAGAAATCTCGAGCTAGGTTTGATCAAATCCAAAAGAATCTGGAACAGGCTTTACCTACATTTTGATTCCCGTTTTGAATGGCCCTCCTTTTTATTGCCCCATCAGGGCACCCAAGGGCGTTGTCATGGCGCGGTCAATCACATTGGCATCCATGCCGACGGTTCGGTGGTTCCTTGTTGTTTGGACAAAAACGCGGTGATTAATTTGGGCAATGTCAAAGAACAAACCTTACAAGACATTCTCAATAGCGATCGATTTACCAAGATGCGCAATGGTTTTTTGAATGGCGTATTGGTGGAAGATTTTTGTCAGCATTGTACCTTTATCAATCGGTTTAGTAAAACGGCGAAAAAGGCTGTTCATCGAAGTGAAGCTGGACAATCCAGCGATATGGAAGGAAATTCTGAAACGAAAACAGCTCACCAATTTGGCGAAAGTCAACCAATTTGGCGTGGAAATCATGAATATTGA
- a CDS encoding PKD domain-containing protein, with protein MRSPAKTIHPLFPCVIVAIIALAAAACKKEEPVQPSPVWQNTFTPWLENNNQRDTVFDDENITFSTNNTPSDRYIWSWGDGSKSDTTQTHYAIHRFKRIGMNIVKLRVERGNTYGEKTDSIWVKHRNIPHCGFRIDSDDSLYVQNTSHFVANINTEDCQSNCSFGYQWDFGDGSMGTGYHTTHSYRNTGSFLVKVRITRCGGPDTMVQKRIVVSGSSAITAYKCLCTSPRGGNPFLDTIQVQNLPYNPIKVEGGVLRRSGIANRYFGEYNCNLNGCETYTLDVFNTLDSIQYKVVKSWVEYTCLGRKL; from the coding sequence ATGAGATCACCTGCCAAAACAATTCATCCATTATTCCCGTGTGTAATAGTAGCAATCATTGCACTGGCTGCGGCTGCTTGTAAAAAAGAGGAGCCTGTACAGCCTTCCCCGGTATGGCAAAACACCTTTACACCGTGGTTGGAAAACAACAACCAGCGGGATACCGTATTTGATGATGAAAACATCACCTTTAGCACCAACAACACTCCATCCGACAGGTACATTTGGTCCTGGGGCGATGGCAGCAAAAGTGATACCACGCAGACCCACTATGCTATTCACCGGTTTAAGCGGATTGGGATGAATATTGTCAAGTTGCGGGTAGAACGTGGCAATACCTACGGCGAAAAAACAGATAGCATTTGGGTAAAACACCGCAACATCCCCCATTGTGGCTTCCGAATAGACAGTGATGACTCTTTGTACGTGCAAAACACCTCGCATTTTGTAGCCAATATCAATACTGAAGATTGTCAAAGCAATTGTAGTTTCGGCTACCAATGGGATTTTGGCGATGGCAGCATGGGAACGGGTTACCACACCACGCACAGCTACCGTAATACCGGCAGTTTTTTGGTGAAAGTGCGCATTACGAGGTGTGGAGGCCCCGATACCATGGTACAAAAACGAATTGTCGTAAGCGGCAGCTCGGCTATTACTGCCTACAAATGCCTTTGCACTTCTCCCAGAGGGGGCAACCCATTTTTAGACACCATACAAGTGCAAAACCTGCCCTATAATCCGATAAAAGTTGAAGGAGGGGTTTTGCGTAGAAGTGGCATAGCCAACCGTTATTTTGGGGAATACAATTGCAACCTGAATGGTTGTGAAACCTATACCCTGGACGTATTCAATACCCTCGATAGTATTCAGTATAAAGTCGTAAAATCTTGGGTAGAATATACTTGCTTGGGACGGAAGTTGTAA
- a CDS encoding GNAT family N-acetyltransferase → MTITNTPEYQLSVPQHLAISALLQECFPQYPSGRTHFRQLPQFRILATAEDGTLIGHIAVEHRMVNNAGQLLRVFGLADVCVSPDYRDKGLGANLLDYSTTLAQNTGIDALLLIAHEPEFYLKNDFLAVENECKWLFVQGDQTLGVLNRHIKGLMVKMLNGEPWRAGQLDLLGHIF, encoded by the coding sequence ATGACCATCACCAACACCCCCGAATACCAGCTCAGCGTCCCCCAACACTTGGCCATTTCCGCGCTGCTACAGGAATGTTTTCCGCAATACCCCAGCGGACGAACCCATTTTCGCCAATTGCCCCAATTCCGCATTCTGGCTACTGCTGAAGATGGCACGCTAATAGGCCACATCGCAGTAGAGCACCGCATGGTCAACAATGCCGGACAATTGCTGCGGGTTTTTGGCCTGGCGGATGTGTGTGTTAGCCCGGACTATCGTGATAAAGGTCTGGGAGCAAACCTGTTAGATTATTCGACAACCTTGGCCCAAAATACAGGCATCGACGCCCTGCTTTTAATCGCCCACGAGCCTGAATTTTACCTGAAAAATGATTTTCTTGCAGTGGAGAATGAGTGCAAATGGTTGTTTGTACAAGGTGACCAAACCCTCGGCGTATTGAACCGCCACATCAAAGGATTGATGGTGAAAATGCTGAATGGAGAACCCTGGCGCGCTGGACAACTCGATTTGTTGGGACATATATTTTGA